A region from the Malus domestica chromosome 07, GDT2T_hap1 genome encodes:
- the LOC103439626 gene encoding LOW QUALITY PROTEIN: peroxisomal membrane protein 11B (The sequence of the model RefSeq protein was modified relative to this genomic sequence to represent the inferred CDS: deleted 2 bases in 1 codon), whose product MNDTVDKLVIFLAKRDGIDKLVKTFQYISKIAHWHAEAKNPETAQRAKQWEVASGLSRKAFRTGRFLTGFNALRRSPGSTPTIRFLAVLANAGEMVYFFFDHFLWLSRIGTLSPNLAQKMSFISAFGESFGYVFFIVLDFIALKEGVEAEKKVAALEDKSAEMKSESLRKIRGDRVMRLMAVAANIADLVIGIADIEPNPFCNHAVTLGISGLVSAWSGWCRNWPS is encoded by the exons ATGAACGACACAGTTGACAAACTTGTTATCTTCCTGGCAAAGAGAGACGGCATTGACAAGCTTGTCAAAACCTTCCAATACATCTCCAAGATTGCGCACTGGCACGCCGAGGCCAAAAACCCCGAAACCGCACAGCGAGCCAAGCAGTGGGAAGTTGCATCCGGGCTTAGCCGGAAGGCCTTTCGAACGGGCCGGTTTCTCACAGGATTCAATGCGTTGAGAAGAAGCCCTGGATCAACCCCTACGATTCGGTTCCTAGCTGTTCTTGCTAATGCAGGGGAGATGGTCTACTTCTTTTTCGACCATTTTCTCTGGCTGTCCAGAATTGGGACTCTGAGCCCGAATCTGGCGCAAAAGATGAGCTTTATATCGGCGTTTGGTGAGTCGTTCGGGTACGTGTTCTTCATCGTTTTGGATTTCATTGCGCTGAAAGAGGGTGTGGAGGCGGAGAAGAAGGTTGCTGCCTTGGAAGACAAGTCTGCGGAGATGAAGAGCGAGAGTTTGAGGAAGATTAGGGGTGACAGAGTGATG AGATTAATGGCAGTGGCGGCTAACATTGCGGATTTGGTCATCGGAATCGCGGATATCGAGCCTAATCCGTTCTGTAATCATGCAGTCACTCTTGGGATTAGTGGTTTGGTGTCTGCGTGGTCTGGTTGGTGTAGAAACTGGCCTTCATAA
- the LOC103439630 gene encoding uncharacterized protein: MDAQRALLDELMGSARNLTEEERRGYKEITWDDKEVCGAYMVRFCPHDLFVNTRSDLGPCPKLHDPKLKESFEESPRHDAYVPKFEAELAHFCEKLVMDLDRRVKRGRERLAQEVEPAPAPPLSAEKSEQLSVLEEKIKNLLEQAEALGEAGKVDEAEALMRKVDMLNSEKTALAQPQNDKVLMLAQEKKMALCEICGSFLVANDAVERTQSHVTGKQHIGYGMVRDFIAEFKESKEKAREEERLAREKEAEERRKQREKEEENRRRSNSSDRDRYRDRDRDRERDRYRERDLDRERSREWNGRSSRDGGRGVDRRSRNGRDGGRDRYHDRSRSRSPVRHSHRR, encoded by the exons ATGGATGCTCAGAGAGCTCTGCTGGACGAACTTATGGGCTCAG CTCGTAATTTGACGgaggaggagagaagggggtACAAGGAAATTACTTGGGATGATAAGGAGGTTTGTGGAGCCTATATGGTTCGATTTTGTCCCCACGATCTCTTCGTTAACACTCGAAGCGATCTAG GACCTTGCCCTAAACTACATGACCCAAAGTTGAAAGAAAG ttttgaaGAGTCCCCGCGGCATGATGCTTATGTGCCCAAGTTTGAAGCTGAACTTGCTCACTTTTGTGAGAAGTTG GTGATGGATTTAGATAGAAGAGTAAAGCGTGGGCGAGAACGCCTTGCTCAGGAGGTGGAACCTGCACCAGCACCTCCACTGTCAGCTGAAAAGTCCGAACAGCTCTCTGTTCTGGAGGAAAAGATAAAGAACTTACTGGAACAAGCAGAGGCTCTAGGTGAAGCTGGAAAGGTGGATGAAGCTGAAGCACTGATGAGAAAG GTGGATATGCTCAATTCTGAGAAGACAGCATTGGCTCAGCCCCAGAATGATAAAGTGTTGATGCTGGCACAGGAGAAAAAAATGGCACTTTGTGAGATCTGTGGTTCATTTCTAGTGGCCAATGATGCTGTAGAGAGAACTCAGTCGCATGTTACGGGGAAGCAGCATATTGGTTATGGCATGGTTCGTGATTTTATCGCTGAGTTCAAG GAATCCAAGGAGAAGGcaagggaagaagaaaggtTAGCGAGGGAGAAAGAGGCAGAAGAACGGAGGAAACAGAGGGAGAAGGAAGAGGAGAATAGAAGGAGAAGTAATTCAAGTGATAGGGACAGGTACCGTGATAGAGATCGTGACAGGGAGCGGGACAGATATCGAGAACGAGACTTGGATCGTGAAAGGTCGAGGGAGTGGAATGGCAGAAGTAGTAGGGATGGAGGGAGAGGGGTGGACAGGAGGTCCAGGAATGGAAGAGATGGAGGCAGGGATAGGTACCATGATCGAAGCAGGTCACGTTCCCCTGTTAGGCACAGTCACAGGAGGTGA